In the Streptomyces sp. cg36 genome, one interval contains:
- a CDS encoding PQQ-binding-like beta-propeller repeat protein, with translation MSQPPQPPQQPPSGFGAPQEPPAGGFGAPTPPPPEGFGAPTPPPADGFGAPTPPPADGFGAPTPPPAGGFGGPTPPPPAMPPTPPAQAPAYGYPQAPPAQPGYGYPAQPAQPGQGGYGYPGQPVTQPMAPQGAPGGPGGGKKLNTQMTIVVAAVVAVALIVGGGIWYAKGKDDDKKDESKSGSTQGADGGKKGGSTGGGGKEQPAANTAAKVLFQVPQPKVADLVHVDGSWLTDKVYAKSGVNEVVGYDPVKGTQLWKLPLPGAVCAATTHVTSDNKTAIVYEGPKASGEKYARCTEVAVLDLATGRTAWTNSVKDGDRKTAYEEVTIGAGTVATGGTSGGSAWDLATGKLLWQPKITTDQCKDAGYGGGDALVAVRKCGDYDNPTVTVQPLNPKTGAPLSSYKMPPGVDYAHIVSTKPLVVAADVGDTAGDGSGISDFFSIDDKTGKLLARIPAPGDKYAADCDSTAVEKCTSVAAGGGKLFVPTEQHSGSTVDSGRTNEIMAFDLATGQPVNGKADAGDGSSLAPLRMDGNNVIAFKKPPYDKGSQIVSIDGGSFQQTVLLQNPADTSVRDALSQFGPEYGEIRYASGKLFMSSTMISKPSTVTDEKKYLLIGLGTG, from the coding sequence ATGAGCCAGCCTCCCCAGCCGCCGCAGCAGCCGCCGAGCGGCTTCGGCGCCCCGCAGGAGCCCCCGGCGGGCGGCTTCGGCGCGCCCACCCCGCCCCCGCCCGAGGGCTTCGGCGCCCCGACGCCGCCTCCGGCCGACGGCTTCGGGGCGCCCACCCCGCCGCCCGCCGACGGGTTCGGCGCCCCGACCCCGCCCCCGGCGGGCGGGTTCGGCGGGCCCACTCCGCCGCCCCCGGCGATGCCGCCCACGCCCCCGGCGCAGGCGCCCGCGTACGGCTATCCGCAGGCGCCCCCGGCCCAGCCCGGCTACGGCTATCCGGCCCAGCCCGCCCAGCCGGGCCAGGGCGGCTACGGCTACCCGGGCCAGCCGGTCACCCAGCCGATGGCGCCGCAGGGCGCCCCGGGCGGGCCCGGCGGCGGCAAGAAGCTCAACACGCAGATGACGATCGTCGTCGCGGCGGTCGTCGCGGTGGCGCTGATCGTCGGCGGCGGCATCTGGTACGCCAAGGGCAAGGACGACGACAAGAAGGACGAGTCCAAGTCCGGCTCCACGCAGGGCGCCGACGGCGGCAAGAAGGGCGGCTCGACCGGGGGCGGCGGCAAGGAGCAGCCGGCCGCGAACACGGCCGCCAAGGTGCTCTTCCAGGTGCCCCAGCCCAAGGTCGCCGACCTGGTCCACGTGGACGGCTCCTGGCTGACCGACAAGGTGTACGCCAAGTCGGGCGTCAACGAGGTCGTCGGCTACGACCCGGTCAAGGGCACCCAGCTGTGGAAGCTGCCGCTGCCCGGCGCGGTCTGCGCGGCCACCACGCACGTCACCTCCGACAACAAGACCGCGATCGTCTACGAGGGCCCCAAGGCGTCCGGCGAGAAGTACGCGCGCTGCACCGAGGTCGCCGTGCTCGACCTGGCCACCGGCAGGACGGCCTGGACGAACTCCGTCAAGGACGGCGACCGCAAGACGGCGTACGAGGAGGTCACCATCGGCGCCGGCACGGTCGCCACCGGCGGCACCTCCGGCGGTTCGGCCTGGGACCTGGCCACCGGCAAGCTGCTGTGGCAGCCGAAGATCACCACCGACCAGTGCAAGGACGCCGGTTACGGCGGCGGCGACGCGCTGGTGGCGGTCCGCAAGTGCGGCGACTACGACAACCCGACGGTCACCGTCCAGCCGCTGAACCCGAAGACGGGCGCGCCGCTCTCCTCGTACAAGATGCCGCCCGGCGTCGACTACGCGCACATCGTCTCGACCAAGCCGCTGGTGGTCGCCGCCGACGTCGGCGACACCGCCGGGGACGGCAGCGGGATCTCGGACTTCTTCTCGATCGACGACAAGACCGGCAAGCTGCTGGCGCGCATCCCGGCGCCCGGCGACAAGTACGCCGCGGACTGCGACTCCACCGCGGTGGAGAAGTGCACCTCGGTCGCGGCGGGCGGCGGCAAGCTGTTCGTCCCCACCGAGCAGCACTCGGGCAGCACCGTCGACAGCGGGCGCACCAACGAGATCATGGCGTTCGACCTGGCCACCGGCCAGCCCGTGAACGGCAAGGCCGACGCGGGCGACGGCTCCTCGCTGGCGCCGCTGCGGATGGACGGCAACAACGTCATCGCGTTCAAGAAGCCCCCGTACGACAAGGGCAGCCAGATCGTCAGCATCGACGGCGGCAGCTTCCAGCAGACGGTGCTGCTGCAGAACCCGGCGGACACCTCGGTGCGGGACGCGCTCTCGCAGTTCGGTCCCGAGTACGGGGAGATCCGGTACGCGAGCGGCAAGCTCTTCATGTCGTCGACCATGATCTCCAAGCCGAGCACGGTCACCGACGAGAAGAAGTACCTGCTGATCGGCCTCGGTACCGGCTGA
- the galT gene encoding galactose-1-phosphate uridylyltransferase yields MKKTSTRLADGRELLYYDSRDDAVRDEVDTRPLDPVSTASEIRRDPLLGDSVAIASHRQGRTYHPPADECPLCPSRDGRRSEIPAADYDVAVFENRFPSLAGPSGRCEVVCFTPDHDASFVDLTEEQAALVLEAWTDRTAELAELPQVEQVFCFENRGAEIGVTLGHPHGQIYGYPFTTPRTARMLDSLAEHRERTGRNLFDDVLADELADGSRVVLAAEHWAAFVPYAAHWPYEVHLYPRTRVPDLRALGEAARTEFPQVYLELLRRFDRIFGESEPPTPYISAWHQAPFSAGADRDGFALHLELFTIRRTSGKLKFLAGSESGMSVFINDVPPEAAARRLREVASS; encoded by the coding sequence GTGAAGAAGACGTCGACCCGGCTCGCCGACGGCCGTGAGCTGCTCTACTACGACTCGCGGGACGACGCCGTCCGGGACGAGGTGGACACCCGGCCCCTCGACCCCGTCTCCACCGCCTCGGAGATCCGCCGCGACCCCCTGCTCGGCGACTCCGTGGCCATCGCCTCGCACCGGCAGGGCCGCACCTACCACCCGCCCGCCGACGAGTGCCCCCTCTGCCCCTCCCGGGACGGGCGCCGCAGCGAGATCCCGGCCGCCGACTACGACGTGGCGGTCTTCGAGAACCGCTTCCCCTCCCTGGCGGGCCCCTCCGGGCGCTGCGAGGTCGTCTGCTTCACCCCCGACCACGACGCCTCCTTCGTCGACCTCACCGAGGAGCAGGCCGCCCTGGTCCTGGAGGCGTGGACCGACCGGACCGCCGAACTGGCCGAACTCCCGCAGGTGGAGCAGGTGTTCTGCTTCGAGAACCGGGGCGCCGAGATCGGCGTCACCCTCGGCCACCCGCACGGCCAGATCTACGGCTACCCCTTCACCACCCCGCGCACCGCCCGGATGCTCGACTCCCTCGCCGAGCACCGCGAGCGCACCGGCCGCAACCTCTTCGACGACGTCCTCGCCGACGAGCTCGCCGACGGCAGCCGGGTCGTCCTGGCGGCCGAGCACTGGGCCGCCTTCGTGCCGTACGCGGCGCACTGGCCGTACGAGGTGCACCTCTACCCGCGTACCCGCGTCCCCGACCTGCGGGCGCTGGGGGAGGCGGCGCGCACCGAGTTCCCCCAGGTCTATCTGGAACTCTTGCGACGCTTCGACCGGATCTTCGGGGAGTCGGAACCGCCCACGCCGTACATCTCGGCCTGGCACCAGGCGCCGTTCTCCGCGGGTGCGGACCGGGACGGATTCGCGCTCCACCTAGAGCTCTTCACCATTCGCCGCACTTCCGGCAAGCTCAAGTTCCTCGCGGGTTCCGAGTCCGGCATGAGTGTGTTCATCAATGACGTGCCGCCGGAGGCCGCGGCCCGGCGCCTGCGAGAGGTAGCGAGTTCATGA
- the galE gene encoding UDP-glucose 4-epimerase GalE, which produces MSGKYLVTGGAGYVGSVVARHLLEAGHAVTVLDDLSTGFRGAVPAGAAFVEGRVQDAARHLDASYDAVLHFAAFSQVGESVAHPEKYWANNVGGSLALLDAMRAAGVRRLVFSSTAATYGEPASALLTESDPTAPTSPYGASKLAVDHMISGEAAAHGLAAVSLRYFNVAGAYGSCGERHDPESHLIPLLLQVALGERESISVFGDDYPTPDGTCVRDYIHVADLAEAHLLALDAAVAGEHLICNLGNGNGFSVREVVETVRKVTGHPVPEVTAGRRPGDPAVLVASAARAQERLGWRPSRADLAGIVADAWEFARRERTGG; this is translated from the coding sequence ATGAGCGGGAAGTACCTGGTCACCGGCGGTGCCGGCTATGTCGGCAGCGTGGTCGCGCGCCACCTCCTGGAGGCCGGCCACGCGGTCACCGTCCTCGACGACCTCTCCACCGGCTTCCGCGGGGCGGTCCCGGCGGGCGCCGCCTTCGTCGAGGGCCGCGTCCAGGACGCCGCCCGGCACCTGGACGCCTCCTATGACGCGGTGCTGCACTTCGCCGCGTTCTCGCAGGTCGGCGAGTCGGTGGCGCACCCCGAGAAGTACTGGGCCAACAACGTCGGCGGTTCCCTGGCCCTGCTGGACGCCATGCGCGCCGCGGGCGTGCGCCGCCTGGTGTTCTCCTCCACCGCCGCGACCTACGGCGAGCCCGCCTCCGCGCTGCTCACCGAATCCGACCCGACCGCCCCCACCAGCCCGTACGGCGCCTCCAAGCTCGCCGTCGACCACATGATCTCCGGCGAGGCGGCGGCCCACGGGCTCGCGGCGGTCTCGCTGCGGTACTTCAACGTGGCGGGCGCGTACGGCAGTTGCGGCGAGCGCCACGACCCCGAGTCGCACCTGATCCCGCTGCTGCTCCAGGTCGCCCTGGGCGAGCGCGAGTCGATCTCGGTGTTCGGGGACGACTACCCGACCCCGGACGGCACGTGCGTGCGCGACTACATCCACGTCGCCGACCTCGCCGAGGCCCATCTGCTGGCGCTGGACGCGGCCGTCGCGGGCGAGCACCTGATCTGCAACCTGGGCAACGGCAACGGCTTCTCGGTCCGCGAGGTCGTCGAGACCGTCCGCAAGGTGACCGGGCACCCGGTCCCCGAGGTCACGGCCGGGCGCCGCCCCGGCGATCCGGCGGTCCTGGTCGCCTCGGCCGCCCGCGCCCAGGAGCGCCTCGGCTGGCGCCCCTCGCGCGCCGACCTGGCCGGGATCGTCGCGGACGCCTGGGAGTTCGCCCGGCGGGAGCGCACCGGTGGCTGA
- a CDS encoding LuxR C-terminal-related transcriptional regulator — translation MGVRLMVVDDHRLLAEALASALKLRGHRVLAAAAPVAGAAELVVSRAPEVCLLGTASPAEPGVFDPVVRIKRERPQVAVVVLGPVPSPRGIAAAFAAGASGYVRHDERIEGVERAMVKARAGEAAVAPQLLQGAFAELLNPAAQPDDEGQRLLQMLTPREVEVLVRVADGEDTRLIAAGMGIAPSTARTHVQRVLMKLGVGSRLEAAALAARTGLLDRATPPTG, via the coding sequence ATGGGCGTGCGGCTCATGGTGGTCGACGACCACCGCCTGCTCGCCGAGGCGCTTGCCTCGGCACTGAAGCTCCGCGGGCACCGGGTGCTCGCCGCGGCCGCGCCGGTCGCCGGGGCGGCGGAGCTGGTGGTGTCGCGCGCACCCGAGGTGTGCCTGCTCGGCACCGCCTCGCCCGCCGAGCCCGGGGTCTTCGACCCGGTCGTACGGATCAAACGCGAGCGGCCCCAGGTGGCCGTGGTGGTGCTCGGCCCGGTGCCGAGCCCGCGCGGGATCGCCGCCGCCTTCGCCGCGGGCGCCTCCGGCTATGTGCGCCACGACGAGCGCATCGAGGGCGTGGAGCGCGCCATGGTCAAGGCGCGGGCGGGAGAGGCGGCGGTGGCGCCGCAGCTGCTGCAGGGCGCCTTCGCGGAGCTGCTCAACCCGGCGGCGCAGCCCGACGACGAGGGGCAGCGGCTGCTCCAGATGCTGACCCCGCGCGAGGTCGAGGTGCTGGTACGGGTCGCCGACGGCGAGGACACCCGGCTGATCGCGGCGGGGATGGGCATAGCCCCCTCCACGGCCCGCACCCATGTGCAGCGGGTCCTGATGAAGCTGGGCGTCGGCTCCCGCCTGGAGGCGGCGGCCCTGGCGGCCCGCACGGGCCTCCTGGACCGCGCGACACCCCCGACGGGCTGA
- the galK gene encoding galactokinase: protein MADVAGEFQELYGRAPEGVWEAPGRVNLIGEYTDFNDGLVMPLALPHTAVAAVARRTDGVLALHSADMDGGIVRLGPDDLVPLSGGGWAAYPAGVVWALRAAGHPVAGADVHLSSSVPTGAGLSSSAALEVVTALALNDLYELGLSRPELARLAQRAENDFVGVPCGIMDQTASACCAEGQVLHLDTRDLSLRQLPFDPGAHGLALLVVDTRVKHALGDGAYAERRAACEAGARALGVRTLREISFARLPDALARLDSETVRRAVRHVVTDNERVERVAGHLAAGDPRAVGPVLTEGHASLRDDLRVSCAELDLVVEASVAAGALGARMTGGGFGGSAIVLVEAARTREVADAVRAAFAGAGHAPPRVFPAVPSPGARRIATA from the coding sequence GTGGCTGACGTCGCGGGCGAGTTCCAGGAGCTGTACGGGAGGGCCCCGGAGGGGGTCTGGGAGGCGCCGGGGCGGGTCAACCTCATCGGCGAGTACACCGACTTCAACGACGGCCTGGTGATGCCGCTGGCGCTGCCGCACACCGCCGTCGCGGCGGTCGCGCGCCGCACCGACGGGGTGCTCGCGCTGCACTCGGCGGACATGGACGGCGGCATCGTCCGCCTCGGCCCCGACGACCTGGTGCCGCTCTCCGGCGGCGGCTGGGCCGCGTACCCGGCGGGCGTGGTCTGGGCCCTGCGGGCGGCCGGGCACCCGGTCGCCGGCGCCGACGTCCACCTCTCCTCCTCGGTGCCGACCGGCGCCGGGCTCTCCTCCTCGGCGGCCCTGGAGGTCGTCACGGCGCTCGCCCTGAACGACCTGTACGAACTGGGGCTCTCCCGGCCGGAGTTGGCGCGCCTCGCGCAGCGCGCCGAGAACGACTTCGTGGGCGTCCCCTGCGGGATCATGGACCAGACCGCGTCCGCGTGCTGCGCCGAGGGCCAGGTGCTGCACCTGGACACCAGGGACCTCTCGCTGCGCCAGCTCCCCTTCGACCCCGGCGCGCACGGGCTCGCGCTGCTGGTGGTGGACACCCGGGTGAAGCACGCGCTGGGGGACGGCGCGTACGCGGAGCGGCGCGCCGCCTGCGAGGCGGGCGCCCGGGCGCTCGGTGTGCGGACCCTGCGCGAGATCTCCTTCGCGCGCCTGCCGGACGCGCTGGCCCGCCTCGACTCGGAGACCGTGCGCCGGGCCGTGCGCCACGTCGTCACCGACAACGAGCGGGTGGAGCGGGTCGCGGGACATCTGGCGGCGGGCGACCCCCGCGCGGTCGGCCCGGTGCTCACCGAGGGCCACGCCTCGCTCCGCGACGACCTGCGGGTCTCCTGCGCCGAGCTGGACCTGGTGGTGGAGGCGTCCGTGGCGGCCGGGGCGCTGGGCGCGCGGATGACCGGCGGCGGCTTCGGCGGCTCGGCGATCGTGCTGGTCGAGGCGGCACGGACGCGGGAGGTCGCCGACGCGGTGCGGGCGGCCTTCGCCGGGGCGGGCCACGCGCCGCCCCGGGTCTTCCCGGCCGTCCCGTCCCCCGGAGCACGCCGGATCGCCACCGCTTGA
- a CDS encoding GNAT family N-acetyltransferase: protein MFRFETEVDKARRILLGQRLKDTNTERSSALRALRGTPDEQEQPLHVWALDDRGGLAGGLTGRTWASWLHVDLLWVDAAHRGAGLGAELLARAEESARTDRASAWSRVETWDFQAPDFYRKQGYEVVGEVPEYPPGITEFTLVKRL from the coding sequence ATGTTTCGTTTCGAGACGGAAGTGGACAAGGCCCGACGGATTCTGCTGGGTCAGCGGCTCAAGGACACCAATACCGAACGCTCTTCGGCGCTGCGCGCCCTGCGCGGCACCCCGGACGAGCAGGAACAGCCGCTGCACGTCTGGGCGCTGGACGACCGCGGCGGCCTGGCGGGCGGTCTGACCGGCCGCACCTGGGCGAGCTGGCTCCATGTGGACCTGCTCTGGGTGGACGCGGCGCACCGGGGCGCGGGCCTGGGCGCCGAACTCCTCGCCAGGGCCGAGGAGTCGGCCCGCACGGACCGCGCCAGCGCCTGGTCCCGCGTGGAGACGTGGGACTTCCAGGCGCCGGACTTCTACCGCAAGCAGGGGTACGAGGTGGTGGGCGAGGTGCCCGAATACCCGCCGGGCATCACCGAGTTCACCCTGGTCAAGCGGTTGTGA
- a CDS encoding PQQ-binding-like beta-propeller repeat protein: MTQPPSQQPPQGGFGAPVDPPAGTPRPPAQPPQMPPPPAGPPPAMPPAPPQGAPAGAPGYGYPQAPQPGYGYPQAPGQAGPYAQQPGPYGQQPGPYGGYPTQPQYPGAPMPDQPGGGRNPFKGRPAVIVAAAVAGLLVVGGGVYFATKGGDDDKKPEASKSQAARPSGSPTTDLGDGKGDGRSGSDDLNAGRKDGESKVWLQENATQLTQNGAEQSGPWVVGDTVVKAMYREVVGYSVADGKEKWTVPLSTPLCGAPHQTTADGKIVLGVQENTTKNAKCNQLQQVDLAAGKAGWKVPVPSENAFDIMTSFDMAISGNTVAVARMGGVSGFSVTDGKKIFGGERNGNCRADAFAGGPKLLAAGSCTVGGDTLGIDQIQELDPATGKAKWTKQFPKGWKVARVFSVDPLVVYLTNKDKKQFNISAYKADGSLRSELVSKDSFQPECGWAIMERDLQGCLGTTADASTVYLPTEAKRSSGDGFGRTNEIVAFDLDSGKEKWRTSAGSDRTMLPLSAEGGKVFAYIAPTTEQGGAVAEIAATGGKPKVVLQNPASTASIENGFFSKHVAYRDGRLFILNGRVSSPKGDTKDKALMGFGN; this comes from the coding sequence GTGACCCAGCCGCCCAGCCAGCAGCCGCCGCAGGGGGGCTTCGGGGCACCCGTGGACCCGCCTGCGGGCACGCCCCGGCCGCCCGCGCAGCCGCCGCAGATGCCGCCGCCGCCCGCGGGCCCGCCGCCCGCGATGCCCCCGGCCCCGCCGCAGGGCGCGCCCGCCGGAGCCCCGGGTTACGGCTATCCCCAGGCCCCGCAGCCGGGTTACGGCTATCCGCAGGCGCCGGGCCAGGCCGGTCCGTACGCCCAGCAGCCGGGCCCCTACGGCCAGCAGCCCGGCCCGTACGGCGGTTACCCGACGCAGCCCCAGTACCCGGGCGCGCCGATGCCGGACCAGCCGGGCGGCGGGCGCAACCCGTTCAAGGGCAGGCCCGCCGTGATCGTGGCGGCGGCCGTGGCCGGTCTGCTGGTCGTGGGCGGCGGCGTGTACTTCGCCACCAAGGGCGGCGACGACGACAAGAAGCCCGAGGCGAGCAAGAGCCAGGCCGCGCGGCCCTCCGGCTCGCCCACCACCGACCTCGGCGACGGCAAGGGCGACGGCCGCTCCGGCTCCGACGACCTCAACGCGGGCCGCAAGGACGGCGAGTCCAAGGTCTGGCTCCAGGAGAACGCCACCCAGCTGACCCAGAACGGCGCCGAGCAGTCCGGCCCGTGGGTGGTCGGCGACACCGTCGTCAAGGCGATGTACCGGGAGGTCGTCGGCTATTCGGTGGCCGACGGCAAGGAGAAGTGGACCGTGCCGCTGAGCACGCCCCTGTGCGGCGCCCCGCACCAGACCACCGCCGACGGCAAGATCGTGCTCGGGGTGCAGGAGAACACCACCAAGAACGCCAAGTGCAACCAGCTCCAGCAGGTCGACCTCGCGGCCGGCAAGGCGGGCTGGAAGGTGCCGGTCCCGTCGGAGAACGCGTTCGACATCATGACCAGCTTCGACATGGCGATCAGCGGCAACACGGTCGCGGTGGCCCGGATGGGCGGGGTCAGCGGCTTCTCGGTCACCGACGGCAAGAAGATCTTCGGCGGCGAGCGCAACGGCAACTGCCGTGCGGACGCGTTCGCGGGCGGCCCCAAGCTGCTCGCGGCGGGCAGCTGCACGGTGGGCGGCGACACCCTGGGGATCGACCAGATCCAGGAGCTCGACCCGGCGACCGGCAAGGCGAAGTGGACCAAGCAGTTCCCCAAGGGCTGGAAGGTCGCCCGGGTCTTCTCGGTGGACCCGCTGGTGGTCTATCTGACCAACAAGGACAAGAAGCAGTTCAACATCTCGGCGTACAAGGCGGACGGCTCGCTCCGCTCGGAGCTGGTCAGCAAGGACAGCTTCCAGCCCGAGTGCGGCTGGGCGATCATGGAGCGCGACCTCCAGGGCTGCCTCGGCACCACCGCCGACGCCAGCACGGTCTACCTGCCGACCGAGGCCAAGCGCAGCTCCGGCGACGGCTTCGGGCGCACCAACGAGATCGTGGCGTTCGACCTGGATTCCGGCAAGGAGAAGTGGCGTACGAGCGCGGGCTCGGACCGCACGATGCTGCCGCTGAGCGCGGAGGGCGGCAAGGTCTTCGCGTACATCGCGCCGACCACCGAGCAGGGCGGTGCGGTGGCGGAGATCGCGGCCACCGGCGGCAAGCCGAAGGTCGTGCTGCAGAACCCGGCGTCCACCGCCTCCATCGAGAACGGCTTCTTCTCCAAGCACGTGGCCTACCGCGACGGCCGGCTGTTCATCCTCAACGGCCGGGTGTCCAGCCCCAAGGGCGACACCAAGGACAAGGCCCTGATGGGGTTCGGCAACTGA
- a CDS encoding ABC-F family ATP-binding cassette domain-containing protein — protein MAVNLVNVEAVSKVYGTRALLDGVSLGVSEGDRIGVVGRNGDGKTTLIRMLAQLEEADTGRVTHVGGLRLGVLTQHDSLDPKATIRHEVIGDLADHEWAGNAKIRDVLTGLFGGLDLPGFESGLDTVIAPLSGGERRRIALAKILISDPDLIVLDEPTNHLDVEGIAWLAAHLQARRSALVCVTHDRWFLDQVCTRMWDVQRGAVYEYEGGYSDYVFARAERERIAATEEAKRQNLMRKELAWLRRGAPARTSKPRYRIEAANELIADVPPPRDTSELMKFANARLGKSVFDLEDVTVQAGPKVLLKHLTWQLGPGDRIGLVGVNGAGKTSLLRALAEAARTEGEAQPAGGQIKVGKTVRLAYLSQDVTELPGTLRVLEAVQQIRDRVDLGKGREMTAGQLCEQFGFGKEKQWTPVGDLSGGERRRLQLLRLLMDEPNVLFLDEPTNDLDIETLTQLEDLLDGWPGSMVVISHDRFFIERTTDHVWALLGDAALRMLPRGIDEYLERRRRMVESAAPAPAPVAARPASAVSAADTRAAKKELQKIERQLNKISDRETSLHAQIADNATDFEKVAKLDAELRELIGERDELEMRWLELAEEA, from the coding sequence ATGGCCGTCAACCTGGTCAATGTCGAGGCAGTCAGCAAGGTGTACGGCACCCGTGCCCTGCTCGACGGAGTCTCCCTCGGCGTCTCCGAAGGGGACCGGATCGGCGTGGTCGGCCGCAACGGCGACGGCAAGACCACCCTCATCCGGATGCTGGCCCAGCTGGAGGAGGCCGACACCGGCCGTGTCACCCACGTGGGCGGCCTCCGCCTCGGCGTCCTCACCCAGCACGACTCGCTCGACCCGAAGGCCACGATCCGCCACGAGGTGATCGGCGACCTCGCCGACCACGAGTGGGCGGGCAACGCCAAGATCCGGGACGTGCTCACCGGCCTCTTCGGCGGCCTGGACCTGCCCGGCTTCGAGAGCGGCCTGGACACGGTCATCGCCCCCCTGTCGGGCGGTGAGCGCCGCCGCATCGCGCTCGCCAAGATCCTGATCTCCGACCCGGACCTGATCGTCCTGGACGAGCCCACCAACCACCTCGACGTGGAGGGCATCGCCTGGCTGGCCGCCCACCTCCAGGCCCGCCGCTCGGCGCTGGTCTGCGTCACCCACGACCGCTGGTTCCTGGACCAGGTCTGCACCCGGATGTGGGACGTCCAGCGCGGTGCGGTGTACGAGTACGAGGGCGGCTACTCGGACTACGTCTTCGCGCGCGCCGAGCGGGAGCGGATCGCCGCGACCGAGGAGGCCAAGCGGCAGAACCTGATGCGCAAGGAGCTGGCCTGGCTGCGGCGCGGCGCCCCCGCCCGCACCTCCAAGCCCCGCTACCGCATCGAGGCCGCCAACGAGCTGATCGCCGACGTGCCGCCGCCGCGCGACACCTCCGAGCTGATGAAGTTCGCCAACGCGCGCCTGGGCAAGAGCGTGTTCGACCTGGAGGACGTGACCGTCCAGGCCGGGCCCAAGGTGCTGCTCAAGCATCTGACCTGGCAGCTCGGGCCGGGCGACCGGATCGGCCTGGTCGGCGTCAACGGCGCGGGCAAGACCTCGCTCCTGCGGGCGCTGGCGGAGGCGGCCCGCACCGAGGGCGAGGCGCAGCCCGCCGGCGGGCAGATCAAGGTCGGCAAGACCGTCCGGCTGGCCTACCTCTCGCAGGACGTCACCGAACTCCCGGGCACGCTGCGGGTCCTGGAGGCCGTGCAGCAGATCCGCGACCGGGTCGACCTCGGCAAGGGCCGGGAGATGACGGCCGGGCAGCTGTGCGAGCAGTTCGGGTTCGGCAAGGAGAAGCAGTGGACGCCGGTGGGGGACCTCTCCGGCGGTGAGCGGCGCCGGCTCCAGCTGCTGCGGCTGCTGATGGACGAGCCGAACGTGCTGTTCCTCGACGAGCCCACCAACGACCTCGACATCGAGACGCTGACCCAGCTGGAGGACCTGCTCGACGGCTGGCCCGGCTCGATGGTCGTCATCTCGCACGACCGGTTCTTCATCGAGCGCACCACCGACCACGTGTGGGCGCTGCTCGGCGACGCGGCGCTGCGGATGCTGCCGCGCGGCATCGACGAGTACCTGGAGCGGCGCAGGCGGATGGTGGAGTCGGCCGCCCCGGCCCCGGCGCCGGTCGCGGCCCGTCCGGCGAGCGCGGTGTCGGCCGCCGACACCCGCGCCGCCAAGAAGGAGCTCCAGAAGATCGAGCGGCAGCTCAACAAGATCTCCGACCGGGAGACGAGCCTGCACGCGCAGATCGCCGACAACGCCACGGACTTCGAGAAGGTGGCCAAGCTCGACGCGGAGCTGCGCGAGCTGATCGGCGAGCGCGACGAGCTGGAGATGCGCTGGCTGGAACTGGCCGAAGAGGCATAG
- a CDS encoding LuxR C-terminal-related transcriptional regulator has product MVRIRVLVVDDHRIFAESLAAALAAESDVDVAAAGSGPAALRCLERGAAEGRRFDVMLVDADLGALAGAPVARAVPDGGADGLVDGISLVAGVRSGQPAVRTVVLAEKDDPRRAALALQAGASGWVAKDCSLQRLLAVIRGVLRDETHLPPALLTGVLRELTAARKHRTESERLVESLTPREREVLRCMVAGLGRKAVAERLFLSPHTVRTHMQNVLGKLGVHSTLAAVALARRAGVGPVDLAGDVVERGGQLA; this is encoded by the coding sequence GTGGTTCGTATCCGGGTTCTCGTGGTGGATGACCACCGAATCTTCGCGGAGTCGCTGGCCGCGGCCCTGGCGGCCGAGTCCGACGTCGACGTGGCCGCGGCGGGCAGCGGCCCGGCCGCACTGCGCTGTCTGGAACGCGGCGCGGCCGAGGGGCGCCGCTTCGACGTGATGCTCGTCGACGCCGACCTCGGCGCGCTCGCCGGTGCGCCGGTGGCCCGCGCCGTGCCCGACGGCGGCGCCGACGGCCTGGTGGACGGCATCTCGCTGGTGGCCGGCGTCCGCTCGGGCCAGCCCGCCGTGCGGACGGTGGTGCTCGCCGAGAAGGACGATCCGCGCCGCGCGGCGCTGGCGCTCCAGGCGGGGGCGTCCGGCTGGGTCGCCAAGGACTGCTCGCTCCAGCGGCTGCTCGCGGTGATCCGGGGCGTGCTGCGGGACGAGACGCATCTGCCGCCCGCCCTGCTCACCGGTGTGCTGCGCGAGCTCACGGCGGCCCGCAAGCACCGCACCGAGAGCGAGCGCCTGGTGGAGTCGCTGACTCCGCGCGAGCGCGAGGTGCTGCGCTGCATGGTGGCGGGCCTGGGCCGCAAGGCGGTCGCCGAGCGGCTGTTCCTCTCCCCGCACACGGTCCGCACGCACATGCAGAACGTGCTGGGCAAGCTCGGCGTGCACTCCACGCTGGCCGCCGTCGCGCTGGCGCGGCGGGCCGGGGTGGGGCCGGTCGACCTAGCCGGGGATGTTGTCGAACGGGGCGGTCAACTGGCGTAG